The genomic window GGTGTTAAGGCAATATGATAACCCCTTAAGAtggtaatacaatttttttgttcaaagatttcattcattgtaaaaatcgtggagcacACGTGAGGTAGACTGACTAATCCATCAAACTGTTCAACAAATAATGAATGACAGTGTTGTtgacctgaaaaaaaaaaagatttttttaaattttatcagcGCAGGCAATTTAGATTAACAATTTCCGATTCTTTTATgacagaatgtattttttttttaaatttcattttacttagtgaataaaaaaacccatattttttttgtacgctCCTTTTCTAGTTGTCGTAATCACTCCAAGCCCATCAGAGGGTAAGTTTATAATTTGTCTcatacttaatacttatatttaatgctaagtgttttttgtaaatcaatatttattcatttttttttctttttgtcactCCAACAGAGGCCCCAACCCTTCCTCCTGTAGGCagtaagtttttaatatttttaaaattttattcaatttaagccGCTTTTAAGCTTCATTATTAGTTTATCCTTATGATCTAATTGACTTTTACTTTAGCCGTATGCGATGATAAGAAATCTTACTGTAAAGCTGATGCCTTCAAATGCATGGACccaaattactattttaattgtAGGAAAAGTTGTGGATGTCGTGGTATACTATAATCAAACAGTTATAATCCTTTATGAAATTGCTTCTTATTTTACTAAGGAAATTGTCATGATGTCTCGGCAAATTGTATTATGTGGCCTGCTGGATGTCTAGAATATGAGACTTCCGAAAAATGTTCACGATTCTGTGGCTTTTGTGAAGgtcagtttatattttataaatgaatatctttttaataaattgtaaataggATGTAATGATGTATTCAAGGAGGAACTATGTCAGAAGCTTGTACGATACTGCTACAATGAAAATGTTGGATATTTCTGTTCAAAAACATGTAATAAATGCAGATGTCAAGATCGATTAAAGTACAATAGTGTATGCagactattcaaaaaatatggatattgcAATCAAAGTACCccttactattattttatgaagtttaGTTGTGCAGTTACATGTGAATACGTGTCTTGTAAACGTGATTAGAGGTTATTTAtatcttgtataaataaatatgaacctTATTGGTCATTATTTGTATAGTGataatttgtatattgatatttctattatgtgtttgtatatatatatatatatacaaatttaatatgataataaacgtaatatacaataatgaaacaaagtttgtcttaGTGTGTGTAGTTAGTggcttatttaatttatatactagAGTAGGTCTTGCCCAGCTTTTCCTGGCCTTGCACGGGACATTAAggagttaaaattaattaagaatttttctcccgaatatataaaaaaaaatgaagaccataaaatcttaagaattattctcgctgcatgttAGTGTTGGTATGTACATTATTACCCTTTTTTTATAAGGGGATCGAGTACGTTTGTCCGGTGTTGTCcagaatattaagaaattaaaattaattataaactcttttggttattttaaagaagattataagattttaagtagaaataatattcaagttgaatTATTGTATGCTCATCTTTCATATCATTGTCAAAATCCTTTGTCTTCTtccctcttcttcttttttccttctccgAATTTTATAATCTGCCTGTGTGCAAGCAAATTTAATGAACACACACGATAAACTATTCAATGGTCGTTAAAACAGATAAAACTCACATgatgagtaataaaataattataaataaaattcatagacTTGAggttccctctttttttttaattgttccaaTGAATTCATAGGTAAATGATAAAACCTTAATCACCGACCCACATAATGACTGAATACTCAATTGGCAAAGAAAATGAGAGTCAACCGTCAGctgatatttaatgttatttctatgaattaaaaaaattcacgaGCAGTAGTATTTATATAGTAGTCAACAGCTGAAAGACGAGTCTCtcttgtttgcttttttttcaataggctGTGACCATaacagtataaatatatatatcaatcagACATAAATAAACAGTGTACTTAATACTTTCTCTGCCTAaggatttctttaaaattaaatacccTTATTACGACTTGTACCACTTTCCTTGATATATGGCATCCCAGGGATGTCCTCTTTGCATTCTTCGTCTGGAACTTTGCACTGCTTTGAATGCTATTCTCAAAGGCACATTTTAGCTTTTAGGAAAAAAGCCGTACAGTAGTTTATGCTCTGTTACTGCTCTccctatattttgaagaataccCTCTGCCAGGGCTCCCATCGCTTTCTCTAGTCTTTTGCACTCCCGAAAGTCGTGTTCCAATGTCCATGTCTCATTTCAGTGATTaaattgatcagatggagttggATTGACCTGGCCAAAAAAAAAGCAAGGCCAAAGTGTTGCCGTAAAAATTGCAGGTTATATGTTTCTAAGTCGTATAAGTAAAGATTGTTGTATTAAAGATACTACAACTAACCTATAAATTGTCTACGAAGTCaatttacattatacatattttcatatattataggAAAAATTGGCAAAGAAAAACTCCCAAAGTGGGAAAAAATGGCACAACTCTTTTAAGCTgatatcttattaattaatcaaagatTATCTGCATGTATGTATGAGTAATTGCCACAAGGTACACAGTGGATAGTTCTTACAGATGTACATCACAAGacaatacagtataaagaaaaaaacagggGAGTTTAATGCACATGGAGCactctataaaatgaattaaatctcgcTGGCAATTAGTTcatctcaaattaaaaaagaaaaaagggaagtacaatatatacaattaagaatatgtatgtatgtgtctTTAGAGAAAGCTTTGATTAGCTAAAGTATTCCTTGCCtcatcaaatcttttttttatgaagtgattttgtaatttttaaattcttgaggAGGCAACGTTTCAGTATTGGGGGAGTAGCTACGTGGGAGTAAGCTCATGAAAAGGGAAAGTAACAGCAAGTAATTGTTGAGGAGTTAGCTTTTagattattaaagcaaaatttgtatgttcgtcgacaCCTGATAACTTTcagcaatgccgggtactacggatactaaataatacaattagGGAAGGCGATATTATAGTAATTGTCACTTTGGTTTTCTTATTTTACTCTACTCTACGTGTGTAGTATCACTAGAGCAAAAATGTGCGATAATCCTTTTTCTCTTCAACAGTTGACTAAATtgtgatttatataaaaatttagggGGCATTCATTTGTactttatgtataaaaacatacataataattaagattATCGATTAAAAATGCCAATCGCATGTGTTCCCCCTGGTTCTGTTGTGGGTCAACAGAGAAAGAAAAGCACCTGAACTTACCTAACTATATATCCACTCCTTCTACTCCAAGGAGACCATTCACATCTACAGCTACTTCAGCAAAAGAAAGGACTTATAAATTAGGCCGATATACATTTGTTTTAGTTTTCATGGATCGCAAGGTTTGAACATCAAAAGTACTACCTACCAGTTAAGTATAGACAACCACCTTTTCCTTCATATAATTTCCCATAAGTAAAAGGGCATATTATTTCCACACAACCCTTTTGACAATATTCTTATTACATAGATGATGTAGAATAATTAGAATATGTTCTCTCAAGTTTCTGTTTTCGTAATTGAGTCAGAATACCTTTCGTACATTTTGTACAATCAATAAGATGGTTCTGGCATTACCTCAGTACCTCTCCTTTTACAACCTCCGTGACTCTCATAGTACCCCCATAAAAATCCAAGAACTTGTCTCCAGTTcgtgataataaatttataaacagaATTGTTTGTAACATccacattttcataaaataatttcttctataTACTTTTCAAAGTGATCTGAGCCCTGATTTGTATCTCTCTTTATTGGTCTAGAGAAGTTATAtacgcaaaaaaatatataaatgaacaatataatttataaataaatccctAAACTCAAAAGATATGATTACTATAAACATGGTGGACAGATAATGGATGTTATTAGATAAAAGACAACTATTGAACTTTTTAGCCGCAGAACTTTTTAAACTGCCTATGGATACGTATCCGGGAACGT from Lepeophtheirus salmonis chromosome 1, UVic_Lsal_1.4, whole genome shotgun sequence includes these protein-coding regions:
- the LOC121114152 gene encoding uncharacterized protein isoform X2, whose protein sequence is MRLTILLLFVFKCVEIQSLGDNGPTVVVITPSPSEEAPTLPPVGTVCDDKKSYCKADAFKCMDPNYYFNCRKSCGCRGNCHDVSANCIMWPAGCLEYETSEKCSRFCGFCEGCNDVFKEELCQKLVRYCYNENVGYFCSKTCNKCRCQDRLKYNSVCRLFKKYGYCNQSTPYYYFMKFSCAVTCEYVSCKRD
- the LOC121114152 gene encoding uncharacterized protein isoform X1 — protein: MRLTILLLFVFKCVEIQSLGSETKTGRGFQTKIIPGRGDNGPTVVVITPSPSEEAPTLPPVGTVCDDKKSYCKADAFKCMDPNYYFNCRKSCGCRGNCHDVSANCIMWPAGCLEYETSEKCSRFCGFCEGCNDVFKEELCQKLVRYCYNENVGYFCSKTCNKCRCQDRLKYNSVCRLFKKYGYCNQSTPYYYFMKFSCAVTCEYVSCKRD